The nucleotide window AATTATATGCGTTCAGAACGTTGAATACATTGCCAGGAACTATAAGTACAGTACATGTACTATGGTGGCTACATAAACAGGACAAGATGTGGCGTGCTGTTGATACCACTTGGTTTGATTCACCTCCTTAAATCCAAGTGCGTGCTATATATTAATCAGGTGCGGATTAAAAATGCATGGGCACGTAATGAAAGGAACAAGATAGCTACAAATCTGATCCACCAAATTTGGGAGAAACCAAATCGAGccaaaacacacacacacacaaaaaaaaaaaACGGAGCAAGATTTGAGCTGTACCTGGTGTAACTGGCCGGAGACTTGCTCAGAGTCAGTCAGCACGAATTGTAAGTGTAAAGCAGATCATCTTGGCTGTTACACACAAAAAGAAAAGACAGAGTAAAAATTAATTAGCACATCGCACTTCATGGTTGAAGGAAATAGAAGTAATTAGCTGACCTGATGTTTGTCGCCGCCATGACCACCGCCTGGGACCTGGAGCTCTCCCTCGCAGCTTCTCGCTCGGGATGAGGAGATGACGAGTCCCCCGGTGCTTCTTCCACTTGGACGACGACGTCCCCCAGGTCGTGGTACCTCTGTTCCCCGTACAGCCGCAGCACAGCACTGTTGGGGTGTGCGTCAACTTCAATTTGCAGCATAGCAAGATTCGCCACCTGACCGTAATTACCAAGTGAGATCTCTTTGAGCCTTGGAAGATGATTGCTACCAATAATTCCTGACCTCAACACGCAGTCAGTGATATACATCATTTCCAACTTCGGTGAGGTGCCATCCTCAAATTGCACCTCTTTCAGTTCCGCCAGACCAAAAATATCAAGTTTCTTGAGATTTGGGAATGCTCCCGTTTTGAACGCTAACTTCTCTCCAATGTAAGAGCCCCTTCTAAGACGAAGGTGCATGAGGTTTGGAAGTGGCCCTAGTATTTCCATGATTTTACCTTCTTCCTTTATTTCGCTGCCCCTTAAGTAAAGCTTGACCAAATGCATCAGACTGCCAACCCAGCGAGGAATGTCTCCGAGGCATCCATCCAACTTCAGACTCCTCAacaggggaggaggagaggaaaCAAGATGCAGCCACTCGAGTGAACCATCCACTTTCAGGGAGCGGAGGCAAGTGAGATTCTGAATGGTATCACAGAGTACCTTGCATTTTTGCTTGGTGGCCCCTTCTGTTACCACCCTAAGTTTTCTCAGTTGCACAAGCTCACCTATCTCTTTAATTGCCTTGCCACTAGTTCGGCTGATGTCCACAACCTCTAGTATTTGCAGCTCTTTCAGTTTGCCGATTCCTTTTGGCACCCTCACACCTTCTGACTTGGACCAGGCCATGTGTAGCTCAGCAACTAACCTGGGGCGCTCACTAGGATCTGCCAAAGGTGTGAACAATATGGGCCAACAAAATGTGCTCAACAAGCATACCGTGGGGTCATTCAGGTCAAAATATTCATAGGAATTATTTCCGGTACAACGGAGACTGTGTAGATTCTTGAGTTTACAAATCTCAATTGGCAGTTCTGTAATACAACTATCTCTAATGTTCAAAGTGTGCAAGCCTTGTAATCTCCCTATGGATCTAGGAAGTCTATAAATATGTGAATATCCTGGAGGATAAGAATAATTCAGATATTTCAAGTGGCGAAACAATCCTATGTTGCTTATATCCTTTTGTGTTACTTGAAACTGTGCATTCTCTAAATCCAAGGCCCGGAGCATTCTCATGTCAGGTGAACAAACTGAAGGTGATGGCCCCAATGATCTCTCACCAAACACAGTTACTGACCGGACGTGGCTCCAATCCATATCTGTCTTCTGGCACATGCTACCATGGTATGCTACATGTCGGAAGGTCTCCTCCATAGCACCAGTTACATTATTTCCCGCCACATGCACAAAATTTTCCTCTCTAGAAACTGAGATCATGACATCACGCACAATATCATGGATTCGACAACTCTTAACAATTCCTTCGATATTCACACTAAAAGATTGAATCATGCTAcggttgactagctcattaaagTAGTTGTTTCCCACATCCTCAATGCTTACCCCAGCCCTGGCTCTAACAAACCCCTCGGCTATCCATCTCTCCACCAAACGTCTCCTTTTGATTTCAAAATCCTCAGGAAAGATGCTTAGATACAATAAGCATGACTTGAGATGAGATGGCAAGTGGTTGTAGCTTAGAGTAACTATCCTCCCCATTGCTTCAAGGCTAGGGTTGACCTCGAGCTCTAAGGGGATTTGTTTATAGATACTCTCCCACTCTGTTACCTTTTTGGTGGCAAGCATGCCTCCTATAGTGAGTAAAGCGAGCGGTAGACCACCACACTTATTCACAATTTTGTTGGCCATGTTCTTCATTTTCTTATCATTTTCCATGTCTTGATGTGTTTTCCGACTCTTTATTAGTAGCAAATTT belongs to Triticum urartu cultivar G1812 chromosome 7, Tu2.1, whole genome shotgun sequence and includes:
- the LOC125520735 gene encoding disease resistance protein RPM1-like isoform X1 — translated: MSGTVVSMARSMLMGAISVAASAAAAEISLLIGVRKDIWFIKEELETMHAFLLSVEATKNKSMVLQVWAKQVRDLAYGIEDCLAEFMVHVGSQSRSQRLLKLKDRHRIASQIHALKARVEEVSNRNTRYNLITTDASSNIDEVNSYMEDIRSHSASNIDEAELVGFAKPKEELINMVDVRSRDGLRKVICIVGMGGLGKTTLARKAYESKEDIINNCSCCAWLTVSQSFYKIEMLKDMIRQLLGGDSLNFCLKELEGKAVQVDNLGSYLREKLVDKRYFIVLDDLWTIDAWKWIEDIAIPSKNNKGSRIIVTTRDDGLAKECTSESLLYHLKYLQSDDATNLLLIKSRKTHQDMENDKKMKNMANKIVNKCGGLPLALLTIGGMLATKKVTEWESIYKQIPLELEVNPSLEAMGRIVTLSYNHLPSHLKSCLLYLSIFPEDFEIKRRRLVERWIAEGFVRARAGVSIEDVGNNYFNELVNRSMIQSFSVNIEGIVKSCRIHDIVRDVMISVSREENFVHVAGNNVTGAMEETFRHVAYHGSMCQKTDMDWSHVRSVTVFGERSLGPSPSVCSPDMRMLRALDLENAQFQVTQKDISNIGLFRHLKYLNYSYPPGYSHIYRLPRSIGRLQGLHTLNIRDSCITELPIEICKLKNLHSLRCTGNNSYEYFDLNDPTVCLLSTFCWPILFTPLADPSERPRLVAELHMAWSKSEGVRVPKGIGKLKELQILEVVDISRTSGKAIKEIGELVQLRKLRVVTEGATKQKCKVLCDTIQNLTCLRSLKVDGSLEWLHLVSSPPPLLRSLKLDGCLGDIPRWVGSLMHLVKLYLRGSEIKEEGKIMEILGPLPNLMHLRLRRGSYIGEKLAFKTGAFPNLKKLDIFGLAELKEVQFEDGTSPKLEMMYITDCVLRSGIIGSNHLPRLKEISLGNYGQVANLAMLQIEVDAHPNSAVLRLYGEQRYHDLGDVVVQVEEAPGDSSSPHPEREAARESSRSQAVVMAATNISQDDLLYTYNSC
- the LOC125520735 gene encoding disease resistance protein RPM1-like isoform X2, with the protein product MSGTVVSMARSMLMGAISVAASAAAAEISLLIGVRKDIWFIKEELETMHAFLLSVEATKNKSMVLQVWAKQVRDLAYGIEDCLAEFMVHVGSQSRSQRLLKLKDRHRIASQIHALKARVEEVSNRNTRYNLITTDASSNIDEVNSYMEDIRSHSASNIDEAELVGFAKPKEELINMVDVRSRDGLRKVICIVGMGGLGKTTLARKAYESKEDIINNCSCCAWLTVSQSFYKIEMLKDMIRQLLGGDSLNFCLKELEGKAVQVDNLGSYLREKLVDKRYFIVLDDLWTIDAWKWIEDIAIPSKNNKGSRIIVTTRDDGLAKECTSESLLYHLKYLQSDDATNLLLIKSRKTHQDMENDKKMKNMANKIVNKCGGLPLALLTIGGMLATKKVTEWESIYKQIPLELEVNPSLEAMGRIVTLSYNHLPSHLKSCLLYLSIFPEDFEIKRRRLVERWIAEGFVRARAGVSIEDVGNNYFNELVNRSMIQSFSVNIEGIVKSCRIHDIVRDVMISVSREENFVHVAGNNVTGAMEETFRHVAYHGSMCQKTDMDWSHVRSVTVFGERSLGPSPSVCSPDMRMLRALDLENAQFQVTQKDISNIGLFRHLKYLNYSYPPGYSHIYRLPRSIGRLQGLHTLNIRDSCITELPIEICKLKNLHSLRCTGNNSYEYFDLNDPTVCLLSTFCWPILFTPLADPSERPRLVAELHMAWSKSEGVRVPKGIGKLKELQILEVVDISRTSGKAIKEIGELVQLRKLRVVTEGATKQKCKVLCDTIQNLTCLRSLKVDGSLEWLHLVSSPPPLLRSLKLDGCLGDIPRWVGSLMHLVKLYLRGSEIKEEGKIMEILGPLPNLMHLRLRRGSYIGEKLAFKTGAFPNLKKLDIFGLAELKEVQFEDGTSPKLEMMYITDCVLRWRILLCCKLKLTHTPTVLCCGCTGNRGTTTWGTSSSKWKKHRGTRHLLIPSEKLRGRAPGPRRWSWRRQTSAKMICFTLTIRAD